From the Caldisericota bacterium genome, the window TGTTTAGAGTTGCTCTTTCTACGTTTAATATTTTTCCTCTGAGCGGGAGTATAGCTTGAAATCCTCTGTCTCTTCCCTGTTTTGCACTTCCGCCTGCAGATTCTCCTTCAACGATGTATATTTCTGCTTTTTCTGGGTCATTTGTAGAGCAATCGGCTAGTTTACCGGGGAGTCTTCCTGTGAAATCAAGGCTGTTCTTCCTTCTTACTAACTCTCTAGCTTTTTTGGCTGCAATTCGTGCATTATGAGCGATAATAGATTTTTTTATAATTTGTTTTAAATCTTCAACATTGTGGTCAAAGTATGTAGTAAATTTTTCTTTTACAGTTTCAGACACAAGGTTTTTTGCTTCTGAGTTGCCGAGTCTTGTTTTTGTTTGTCCTTCGAATTGTGGGTTTGTGATTCTTAAATTAATTATTGCCGTAAGTCCTTCTCTTACATCGTCACCAGATAAAGGTATCCCGTTTTTTAAGAGATTTAGCTGGCTAGCTTGAACATTTAACAATCTCGTTAGAGCCATTTTAAAACCTGCTTCGTGGGTACCCCCGTCAATCGTACAAATGTTGTTTACAAAGGACTTGATATCTGTTCCAAAGCCACTGTTGTATTGCAACGCAACTTCTAAAAAGAAATTTTCTTCCTCTTTTTTCATATATATGACTTTTTCGGGAAGTACTTGTCGCTCGCTATGAATTTCTTTTATAAAATCTTTAATGCCGTTTGCCGAGAGATAAACTTCCGTGATGCCCGTTGTGATGCCCGTTGTGCTGCCTGCTGCGATATTTGATGCGATGTCCGCTGCGATACCTGCTGTTTCATCCGTAAATGTAATTTTTAATCCACTGTTTAAATATGCCAATTCTTTGAGTTTTGGTTTTATGACGGAAGGTTCAAATTTTAGTATCTCAAAGATCAATGAATCTGGTTTAAATGTAATTTCCGTGCCATTTTTTTCAGTAGTGGTTAATTCTTTTTTTCTTAGTGGATATTGCGCTTTGCCT encodes:
- the gyrB gene encoding DNA topoisomerase (ATP-hydrolyzing) subunit B, with translation MQNEDYTAKNIRVLEGLEHVRKRPSMYIGSTNERGLHHLVFEVVDNSIDEAMAGHCTEINVILRKDSTVTVIDNGRGIPVDMHPTLGISGVEVALTKLNAGGKFDDKAYHVSGGLHGVGVSVVNALSEKLYVKVVRDKVAYEQEFVRGKAQYPLRKKELTTTEKNGTEITFKPDSLIFEILKFEPSVIKPKLKELAYLNSGLKITFTDETAGIAADIASNIAAGSTTGITTGITEVYLSANGIKDFIKEIHSERQVLPEKVIYMKKEEENFFLEVALQYNSGFGTDIKSFVNNICTIDGGTHEAGFKMALTRLLNVQASQLNLLKNGIPLSGDDVREGLTAIINLRITNPQFEGQTKTRLGNSEAKNLVSETVKEKFTTYFDHNVEDLKQIIKKSIIAHNARIAAKKARELVRRKNSLDFTGRLPGKLADCSTNDPEKAEIYIVEGESAGGSAKQGRDRGFQAILPLRGKILNVERATLNNALANQEIKNLITSLGCGILDEFAAEKLRYHKVVIMTDADVDGAHIRTLLLTFFFRYMRPLIDDGYLYIAQPPLYKIKSNKKIYYAFSDGELKRILSQIQEKTEIQRYKGLGEMDATQLWETTMDPSRRVILRVTIGEAERANSLFNILMGKKVEPRKKFIEDHAKEVVNLDI